ACCCAGCAGCTCTCCGCCTCCTACGGCACTGTGCCGAACTTCGTACGGCTGCTGACCGAAGCGGCCCAGAGCCTCCCCGGCTCCGGGTGGGTGTGGCTTGTGACCGAGTCCAACGGCAATCTGCACATAGCCATCACACGGGACAACGAGACCGTGGACCTCAATTTTATCAGCCCCATCTTTGTGATGGATCTCTGGGAGCACGCCTATCTTCCGGTCCACCAGTTTGACATCGCCCAGTATGTCCGTGCTTATCTCTCCCGTCTGGATTGGGAAAAGGCGGAGCAGCGCTATGCCCACGCCCAGGAAAGAAGTCAGCCGAAACAGAGCTTTTTTCAGTGATTAACGGCTCCGGGGCCACTCCCCCGGAGCCGCTTTGCGTCTTTTCTCTATCCCATCCGGGCGAGGTTTCAGTTGAAGACCGGCCGATTTTGTAGTATAGTAAAGAAGAATATTCCCGCGGTTTTTCCAACCGGCCATTCCCCGGCCGGGACAAGCCGGTCACAGCGCCGGTCAGGCGGGGCAGACTTGGCGGGTTTTATTTTGAGGCAAAATTATCAGAGGGTCCGGATACAGAACAATGGAGGATTGTACATGCTGAGCAAAGCGGAAAAAGACTATGTAATCGACCTGATCGAATCCGGGGCGGAGCTTCCCGAGGACTTCCGCTACAAGCTTTTCCCGGTGGAGCAAAAGGAGTATGAGCTGGCCTATGCCGGCAAGATGCGCAAGGAGGACCTGCTTGCAAATGACGACGGCTCCTTTCCTGTGCCTTTGCAGGTGGAGAAGGTCTTCAACGGCCCGGACCACCCCGCGCCCCGGGATGGCTGGAACAATCTGATCGTATTCGGCGATAATCTCCAGCTCCTGAAGACCATCTACAAAAATGAAGACCCCCTCATCAAAGACAGGCTCAAGGGCCAGGTCAAGCTGATCTACATCGACCCGCCGTTTGCCACCTCCGACGACTTCCAGAGCCGGGATGGGGCCAAGGCCTATACGGACAAGAAAAAGGGGTCTGAGTTCATCGAATACGTCCGTAAGCGGCTGATTTTGATGCGGGAGATTCTCTCGGATGAGGGCAGTATCTTCGTCCATCTGGACTGGAAAAAGGCCCATTACATCAAAGTGGTGTTGGATGAGGTGTTCGGCGAGACCAACTTCGTCAACGAGATCGTTTGGCATTACCCCGACAATTTCCAGGGTAATGTGCGGGGGTTTGCCAACAACCACAACGTGATCTTCTGGTACGCCAAAACCTCCCGCTATACCTCCAACAAGGTGATGATTCCCCTGGACAAAACTACCAAGCGGGATAAGCGCATCTGGTCCGCGGAAGAGAAAAAGCTGGTCTCTGCCCGGGACGATTCCGGTAAGCTGATCTACGAGGACTTTTCGGAGAAGAAGGCCGACGACGTTTGGGACATCGGCCAGAGCTCCACCACCAAGCAGAGCAGTTCGGAGTTTATCGACTACCCCACCCAGAAGCCGGAGGAGCTGCTGCGCCGCATCGTGCTGGCCGCCTCTGACGAGGGCGACATTGTGCTTGACTGCTTTGCCGGCTCCGGCACCTTGGCGGCCGTGGCGGAAAAGCTGAACCGCCGGTGGGTGCTGTGCGACATCGGCAAGCTCTCCCACTTCACCTGCCAGCGGCGGATTCTGGAGATTGGAAAGTCCAGGAGCCTGACCAGTCACGCCAAGACTACGCCGCCCTATAAGCATCCGGCCCGCAGCTTCCTCACCTGCTCCTTAGGCGCCTATGACCTGAAGGCGGCGCTGGACATGGAGTTCGGCAAGTACAAGGAGTTTGTATCGGGCCTTTTCAACATCGACTTAAAGCCGCACCGGATCGGCGGATATGCCTTTGACGGGAAAAAAGACGGCGACCCGGTGGTCATCTTTGACTATAACCAGTACAGCGACTCCAACATTGACGACGCCTTTTTGGAAAACATCAGCAGCCACTTAGGCGGCAGAATGGGCGGGAGCCGGGTCTACATTGTCGCCCCCTCCACCCACCTGGACTACATCACCGACTACGAGGAGGTGGACGGCGTCCGGTACT
This window of the Dysosmobacter acutus genome carries:
- a CDS encoding superoxide dismutase, giving the protein MDQYYPFEVVSLPYSYVSIMPCCDANTLYFHHDQFYANEVYRLNRLVERHRLTHLSLEELLTQDINLPTAHANRLRDAAGSVYNHQFYFDGLNGASVASPSGFLTQQLSASYGTVPNFVRLLTEAAQSLPGSGWVWLVTESNGNLHIAITRDNETVDLNFISPIFVMDLWEHAYLPVHQFDIAQYVRAYLSRLDWEKAEQRYAHAQERSQPKQSFFQ
- a CDS encoding site-specific DNA-methyltransferase — translated: MLSKAEKDYVIDLIESGAELPEDFRYKLFPVEQKEYELAYAGKMRKEDLLANDDGSFPVPLQVEKVFNGPDHPAPRDGWNNLIVFGDNLQLLKTIYKNEDPLIKDRLKGQVKLIYIDPPFATSDDFQSRDGAKAYTDKKKGSEFIEYVRKRLILMREILSDEGSIFVHLDWKKAHYIKVVLDEVFGETNFVNEIVWHYPDNFQGNVRGFANNHNVIFWYAKTSRYTSNKVMIPLDKTTKRDKRIWSAEEKKLVSARDDSGKLIYEDFSEKKADDVWDIGQSSTTKQSSSEFIDYPTQKPEELLRRIVLAASDEGDIVLDCFAGSGTLAAVAEKLNRRWVLCDIGKLSHFTCQRRILEIGKSRSLTSHAKTTPPYKHPARSFLTCSLGAYDLKAALDMEFGKYKEFVSGLFNIDLKPHRIGGYAFDGKKDGDPVVIFDYNQYSDSNIDDAFLENISSHLGGRMGGSRVYIVAPSTHLDYITDYEEVDGVRYYFLKIPYQTIRELHQKEFRKFRQPRSKTAVNAVDESIGFSFNRTPSAERDITVTEDQITIAIRSFSSDEPRSAKTDEEKALSGFDLLSAVFIDKRYNGSEFIMTDSVFPDEMERGGDQLLIRLSRSGAGARMMIVYTDIFGNDLSESVAL